In the Primulina eburnea isolate SZY01 chromosome 15, ASM2296580v1, whole genome shotgun sequence genome, CTTCATAAAACTTGAGAATTTCTAACAAATAATGATATGACATCATTGTTGATTTATTCATCAGTCATTTCAGACATTGTTTCAATAGCAACAGTAGTTGAGACTTTGGAACAGCGgcaacaatagtaatagatttaGTTGGTTGACTTGATGAACAACAACATCATAGTTAGTTGTTTAAATAGCAACAGTAGTTGAGACATTTGGAACATAAGAAATGGAGTTCTATCATCAAATTTACCATTTCTTACTTCTAGTTCAAACTCATAGGTCATAAAATTTGCAAACAGATCATGGAGTTCAAATTTGCTCAAATCATTTGATTCTCTCATTTTCCTGATTCTATCATCTCATTCTCTAGGCAATGTTCTCATAACCTTGAGAGTAATTTCTCTGTTGACATAATCATTGCCAAGAGCTGCTAACTTGTTAATAATGCAACTgaatttttcatcaaaattatGTAAAGATTCTACAATCTTCATTTTAACATTATCAAACTCCTGCATTgctacaaaatttttattttcctgtgtCTAGTTATTTTCTTCACATCTCTAGATAAATTTTTCCCAGATTTCTTTTGTAGAAGAACatatcttgattttgctgaaagtgttcttgtcaAGGATTTTATATAGAATATCATTGGCTACATTATCCATGCTTTCTTTCTTCTTATCTTTAGTGGTCCACTCGCAAATGTTTTTCCAACATTTGTGGAGCGCCTTTTGAAGGATACCATAGATATTTTCAATAGATGTTCAGAACAAGATAAATATGctatgataccacttgttaggatacCTGAAGTGTTTAAAAAGTGGTTTGAATAAACGCTTCAAGCTTCAAATTCTTCTGCTTCTGAAAAAGTGTGTTtctgaaatattttaataaatcataGACTGGTCTTAAATGTGCAGCATACAACTTTGATAAGTGCAAAATCGGTCCACAACACTTTATTGTAACTAAAAGAAATAGAAGGTAATGAAATACAAGAATTTTTTCTAGAAGTTCGAAGGACAAAAcccttctacgtctccccttcttctgtttcgaGAATGTATCACTAGAAGACTTAGATTAAAATacatttgtacaaacccacttcaCCGGTCATatctttgcctactgaaactcctAGTATTATAACATAACAATTTAAGAAATTtatttatgggaaaaacttaTTCCACATATTACAAATGCTTCACACTTTATAGTAATTGGAACAAAGAAGGAAAGTGGATAAGAATAACACAAATTATCATCTGAATATGATAAGTCTTTAAGCGTGTGTTGGTTTTTTTGAGACTTTAAAAGCTTGAGTCTATTTGAAATATTGTTCATAGTAAATTCAGATTCCAAGAGTTGGAGAGAGTTGTTTTGTGAATCCTTAAAAGCTTTATATAGTTGATCTTTAACGTTCAAATAAGAATGACTCTTTTACCCATTAATAGTACATGAATCCAATAATAGGTTTTGTTAAAGAGAATAATAAATGATTTTATACGGTTCATTTAATGGCATTAAATAATGTGTATTTTGTGCAGAATAGTCACATTAAATAGAGACATCTTCTAATGAATAGTACCGACAAAAGGGAAATCATCAGTATCTTATTaatgattatatgatttgatgtTAGTATTACATTTTACCATAAGATACTAGAACGAATTATGTTGCATCTCATTATGAAATGATGTAATCTATATTTGCTGATCTCTGATTTTTACTACCCACTGAAGTTCTCCTTGATTAGTGTTCTAGTTTTCTTTAACCATAAAATCTGTAAAATCTTACCATTTTGGTTTTTCTTAAACAGTACCACAACTAAAGTTCTGGTTATCTTAGTTGTGGTTTTCTTAAGCAGTACATCACCACAACTAAAGATGCCCTAACAATTATTACATAATTATCTATATTATGAATCTTTACCAaaatttgtatttattttgtaattttattATTCATAATTTTAGCTTAATTTCTTCATataaaataatgttaaacaaaataaataattaaatatgaacaagatAAGATGTGAATCTTAAGATGAcaattctttaaatttaattgcatGTATGATTATgacgaatcataatatcaaaattttctatAATACCCAAATAATAAGTACACACAATTTGGCATAAAATAACTCATGCAAATAATTTTCCAATGTCAGTATCATAATTTGGAAgtcaatatttcaaaaataaagttttagaattttataatttccattAACAATTTTGGCTATCAAAATTAATGTTGAAAATTTTTATATTGggtcaaaataattaattttcgaaattatcaGTTTCAGTAAATAAAACCAAATATGAccctaaataaaaaaaaaaaatcccaaaTTCAGAAAATAACCAAATTGAAAGCCCAAAAAtaggatattttttttaaaaaaattatataaaaatttgCGATattaaacaaatcaatataattttcataaatttccagagttcaaaaatttcaaaaataccaAGGCACATGCAAAACCTGTCTGATACCAGctattaaaaatttaacatatgACTGAACTAAATTCGAGCTACATAGCCACAAACATAACACTTAAAGATCGATATACATAAACTTAAAAATGAACGAATTCTAACGTCTAGTCATTGGTATTGAATTTGATACTACAACTAGCAAGATCTCACGAACACCAAAAACAAGAATCTTCTAAACCTTTATGCAATTGTATAGAATGCAATTTCTGAATAACTGCATATATTTACGGATCATGTATGACactttttataaatattatctAACAATTATCGAGatattttgaattgattatgACTTATCTAGAttatatttatcttaaataagataaatcaaatatcaagatATTTATCAATCTTAATccaagtaatattttttatttatatatttttaagtaTGAGACGTCTCACATATTTATCTTATTGAAATATGTTTATCacaattaattattttagaaactttaataaaatcatCTTACAGTTATCTCCACAAGCACATGCGGACTAGAATtcggtttatttcatcctacctatGTGGGCATTGCTCCCATGATAGAATGGATGACCAAGATTTGCCCATGCATATGTAGGAcccactttttttaaaaaaattgtatgtgtggcaagaccttacccgttgaaatgaagtgagTGTAGTGCCCACATAGGTAGGATCTCATCTACCAATTCCTAGAATTCAGACCCCATTGAATGTAATTAAAAATCAATCGCAAAAATTACGATTTCATTCACCAGAAACAATTTCTTATAATGTCcggatttttttaattatttgtactCCATATTTTGTATGTTATAATTTTGGAATAGTGGATAAAATTAATCAATACTGAAAATATAACTAGGAATTAAAAACACAGTCTGAGTTTAATACCAGAAGTACTTTTGGGTTTTCCTGAAAATCAGAATCAAAATGTTTAACAGAAAGTCTGCTCTAACTTATTATCGCCCAATATATTTCTCAAATTGCATGTAATCTCATTGAAAGAAGGTCGGGCAGCAGCTTCTTGATTCCATAATTGTTGTATGAGTTCAATCATCATCTCCTCCAAGTATGTTTCAGCCTTGGCAATTGATGGCCTTAATCCATTTTCTGCAACTTCCAAAGCTATCTTTGAAGGACCATAATCTGTATCGATGTATGGATATTCACCAGTCACTAGTTCATTCAATATTACACCAAAACTATAGACATCACATTTTTCGTCATAAGCACGGCAACTAATAACCTCAGGTGCCATATAAATAAATGTACCTGAAACAATTAAGTCATGATTAGCCTCATGAAATTAATTCAGCTAGGGGATCAAAACTTTATTTTCAGGTACCTGTTTCCCCGGTCAGTGCCTTTTCTCCATCACTCAAGAAGCGGGCATGCCCAAAATCAGCTACTCTCACGTGTAACGCATCATCCAGGAAAATGTTACTCGGCTTCAAATCACGATGAACAATCTTTGGCTTGCTTTCGTGGAGATACTGCATTGCTTGAGCAACCTCCAATGCTTTTGCAAGTCTATCCTTCAATGGTGGAAGAGGGATCGTTCTTTCCTTATGCCTTTTCCCCGAACCATGGAGCCAATCTTTTAGATTCATTTTCAGGAATTCGGTCACGATCCAACATTTATCTGGAGGATCAAGGCACGCCCCCATGAGTTGCAGCACGAAAGGGTGGCGTTGGATGGACAGTGTTTCCACCTCTTGTGCGAAGAAGCTGACTCCGCTGTCGTTTGATTGGAAGAAATCAGGGTACATGCACTTTACCGCAACGTCAATTCCCCTCCATCTTCCTTTATAAATGTCAGCAGTGGTGCCTTGAGCTGATAAGTGGTGCATTTCAATCTGCTTCGATCACATTTGCATACTCATGAACTCAATCTCTGTTAGAATTGCAAAAAAATTAGTAGTAGCTAGAGTAAAAAATGAACCTCTAGAGGATGGATGTACCATCCGTTAATCTTTGCTTGATTTACAAGGGCAGCAAGATGGGGATGGGGAGCTTGTCCTGAAGAATGAGAGGGGGAAAGCGAGAAATATTCCTGATCTTTGTGTTTGTTGAGTATGAGATTCAAGAAACCATTGTCTTGTGCCACTTGAAGACAGTATTTTAGGAAGCTTTGTGTTCTTTCTAGCCTCATCTTGTACATGCTCTTTAGCTCTTTCTCCTTTGCCAGCTCCTTGTTTATATCTTCCAACTTAAAATGTTAATTGAGTTCATAAGCTATGTATCAATTTCCCGGCCCGTAAGAAGAAACAAATTAAGTTACATGCCATATTAACGTACAATTGGATACATACTTGTGGGAGGTGGTAGAGCTTGGTTGTCCCACGGGGAATGTGGTTTGTAGCAGCTGGCCCCATGATGATACAGTCACTCAATCTTCTGCAAAAGCCGGTGGTGGTCCTCCTCCTCCTTGGGTTGGAAGTGGAAGCATTGCTTGGACTAAATGGGATCGCCTTCTTTTCTTGTGTTGTCTCTTCGGCATTCATGATCGAtgcttaattaattttatttatgttcaaGAAGAAGAGattatatgtata is a window encoding:
- the LOC140814630 gene encoding serine/threonine-protein kinase STY46-like — encoded protein: MNAEETTQEKKAIPFSPSNASTSNPRRRRTTTGFCRRLSDCIIMGPAATNHIPRGTTKLYHLPQLEDINKELAKEKELKSMYKMRLERTQSFLKYCLQVAQDNGFLNLILNKHKDQEYFSLSPSHSSGQAPHPHLAALVNQAKINGWYIHPLEIEMHHLSAQGTTADIYKGRWRGIDVAVKCMYPDFFQSNDSGVSFFAQEVETLSIQRHPFVLQLMGACLDPPDKCWIVTEFLKMNLKDWLHGSGKRHKERTIPLPPLKDRLAKALEVAQAMQYLHESKPKIVHRDLKPSNIFLDDALHVRVADFGHARFLSDGEKALTGETDYGPSKIALEVAENGLRPSIAKAETYLEEMMIELIQQLWNQEAAARPSFNEITCNLRNILGDNKLEQTFC